The Corynebacterium sphenisci DSM 44792 genome includes the window ACGCCGAGCAGCGCCCGGGTGGGGCAGGCCGGCACCGGCCCACCGGGGGTCTCCGGATCCGCGGCGGCGAGGGCGGCGCAGCCGGCGAGCGCGGCGGCGGCCGCCGCCGCCGGCGCCGCCGGATGCGGACGGCCCCGGGCCGGTCGCGCGGGCGCCACCGCGGCTACTCCACGATCGCGCCGGCGTCGGCCATCTCGGCCAGCGCCGCCGCACCGCGGTCCGGGTCCACCGCGGCGATGAGCCCGGTGGGCACATGCACCTCGAAGCCCTCGCGCAGCCCGTCGAGCACGGTGGCGCGCACGCAGTGGTCGGTGGCCACCCCGCAGACGTCGATCCGCTCCACCCCGGCGGCGCGCAGCGCCTCGGCCAGGCCCACGCCGGCGGCGGTGGCCCCCTCGAAGCCGGAGTAGGCCGCGCAGTAGGCGCCCTTGGTCACCTCGATCCACTCCGCATGCGGGTTGACCTCGGCGAAGAGGTCGGTCACGCGCAGCGCCAGCGGGTGCAGCGCCGCGCCCCGGGTGCCGGCCACGCAGTGCACCGGCCAGCTGTCCACGAAATCGGGCTCGGCGGCGAAGTGATCGCCGGGGTCGACGTGCTCGTCGCGGGTGGTCACCAGCAGGGAGTACTTCCCGGCCCGGCCGACCACGTGCACCCCCATCGCCTGGTAGGCGGCGACGGCCCCGGACACGGCCAGCGCCCCGCCCTCGGAGAAGTCGTTCTGCGCGTCGACGATGACCAGGGCGGTCACCGACCGGGTGCGCCCCTCCTCCGGGTCGTCGGCGAAGGCGGGCCGCAGCGAGGTCGGCTCCGCGGGGTCCGGGATGATCCGCGGCTCGTTCATGCCGGGAACCATAGCAGCGGGCCGCGGCGGGCGCCGGGGGCGCGTTTTCCGCCCCGGCCGCCCGCGGCCGGGCCCGCCCGGCCCTAGGATGCAACCATGAGCCCCCGCCACCGCAGAGGAGCCGGCCGATGAGCGCCGGACTCGCCGCCCTGCTCGACGACGTCGCCCTCATCGCCCGCGCCGCCGCGGCCAGCATCGACGACGTCGGCGCCGCCGCCGCCCGGGTGGGCACCAAGGCCGCCGGGGTGGTCGTCGACGACGCCGCGGTGACCCCCCGCTTCGTCGCCGGGGTGACCCCGGCCCGGGAACTGCCGATCATCTGGCGGATCACCAAGGGCTCCCTGTTCAACAAAATCGTGCTCATCCTGCCGGTGGCGCTGCTGCTCAGCGCCTTCGCGCCCTGGGCGCTGCAGCCGATCCTCATGCTGGGGGCGACCTACCTCTGCTACGAGGGCGCGGAGAAGATCCTGGAGCGGCTCACCGGCGGGGCCCATGCGGAACCGGTCGCCCACGTCGGGCCCGGCGCGGAGGACAAGCTGGTCAAGGCGGCGATCACCACGGACCTGATCCTCTCCGCGGAGATCATGGTGATCTCGCTCAACGAGGTCGCCGCACAACCACTGCTGCAGCGGGCGATGATCCTGGTGCTCGTCGCCGTCGGCATCACCGCCCTGGTCTACGGGGCGGTCGGGGTGCTGGTGAAGATGGACGATATCGGGCTGCGGCTCGGCGAATCCGATGCCGCCGGCACCCGGCGGGCGGGCCGGGCCCTGGTGCGCGCGATGCCGCGGGTGCTGCGGCTCATCTCCGTGATCGGGGTGCTCGCCATGCTCTGGGTGGGCGGGCACATCATGCTGGTCGGGGTGCACGATCTGCTCTGGGCCGCGCCCTATGAGCTGGTGCACCACCTGGCCGCGGCGGTGCCCGCCGGGGCGGCGGCCTGGGCGGTGGACACCGCCTGCGCGATGGTCGTCGGCCTGGTCTGGGGCGCCCTGGTGGTGGCGGTGACCATGGCCCCGCCGCTGCGCCGGCTGCTGCACTGAGCCCCGCCCCGGACCCCGCCCCTCCCCTCCCCTCCCCGCCCGCGCCGCCCGGCGCGGGCGGGCGCCGTCGACGCGCCCGCGGGCCCGGTGTAGGGTTGTCTGCCATAACACCGAAAGCCTTGAGGTTTATTTTCGGGAGGCGATGTGACCACGATCGACCAGCGGGAACACGATGCGCGGGAGGAGACCGGGGATCCGCCGGCGCAGCCCGGGATCGGGGCGCTCATCCGGCCCGCCCGGGGCTCGATGATCCTCAGCGCGACCCTCAGCGGGCTCGGCGCGATCCTCTCGATCGTCCCCTATATCGCGCTCACCGAGATGGCGGTGACCTGGTTGCGCGGCGACGGCGGCCACCCGCGCACCCTGGCGGCGGTGGCGGTGGCCGCCGCCCTGGCCGGCAGCCTGCTCTACTCCATCGGGGTGGGTCTGACCCACATGTCCGAGGCCCGGCTGCGGCACCGGCTGCGGATGGCCCTGGTGCGCACCCTGGGCCGGATCCCGCTGGGCCGGGTGGACCAGACCTCCTCCGGGGCGATCCGGAAGATGGTGGTCGACGACACCGTCGCGATCCACACCATCGTCGCGCACCTGGCCGGGGACTTCACCTACGCCGGGGTGTCCCTCGTGGTCGGCTTCGGCTACCTGCTGTGGGT containing:
- a CDS encoding DUF808 domain-containing protein, with the translated sequence MSAGLAALLDDVALIARAAAASIDDVGAAAARVGTKAAGVVVDDAAVTPRFVAGVTPARELPIIWRITKGSLFNKIVLILPVALLLSAFAPWALQPILMLGATYLCYEGAEKILERLTGGAHAEPVAHVGPGAEDKLVKAAITTDLILSAEIMVISLNEVAAQPLLQRAMILVLVAVGITALVYGAVGVLVKMDDIGLRLGESDAAGTRRAGRALVRAMPRVLRLISVIGVLAMLWVGGHIMLVGVHDLLWAAPYELVHHLAAAVPAGAAAWAVDTACAMVVGLVWGALVVAVTMAPPLRRLLH
- a CDS encoding isochorismatase family protein — encoded protein: MNEPRIIPDPAEPTSLRPAFADDPEEGRTRSVTALVIVDAQNDFSEGGALAVSGAVAAYQAMGVHVVGRAGKYSLLVTTRDEHVDPGDHFAAEPDFVDSWPVHCVAGTRGAALHPLALRVTDLFAEVNPHAEWIEVTKGAYCAAYSGFEGATAAGVGLAEALRAAGVERIDVCGVATDHCVRATVLDGLREGFEVHVPTGLIAAVDPDRGAAALAEMADAGAIVE